A single region of the Salvia splendens isolate huo1 chromosome 18, SspV2, whole genome shotgun sequence genome encodes:
- the LOC121776286 gene encoding PHD finger protein At1g33420-like: MAVRGRPMKRLVKRRVTADLSDFLTFPSGGDLAAAKPFRTTVRALLTKHAFLPPPSTLFPHLLAWQILFRVGDVAVDDGGPAIVCLDVVEEDVARSRSVYCDQCRVVGWSSNPVSAKRYHFIIKADGNSIAGYNKTCAGCGDALHMTDSRCKSCNHVMTTEDVEDWMYQQLDNTTHLLHGVVHANGYGHLLRVNGREGGSCLLSGRHIMNFWDRLCRMLGVRKVSVMDVSKKNGLELRLLHAVVNGHPWYGDWGYQFGAGSFSLNLEDYNMAIENLSSMPLSLFQAQGRKPRTRLQDLISFYQSVSERELVNIRNLFSFLTSLIHDRHQQSPVRADESSRKKLRTSNSRALCSWTTDDVRHVEEAMFKVLRAVSESTWVSWRALRGAVCRVGSPELLDYCLRELKGKQAAPGMIVAARCISDSGAMEYRVEPGSESVPGSTCLNSFPMPCNEGLVGDLKYFYECLLHPEAIAGVGKREVAVRSARKILDCKQFVKDYLPGHFLQVSKENTVQVLCEVDLMEENHDNPPPELMVLSADATIGELKVEAMRGFQDVYLMLRRFEAEEVVGYGGVGETTQIRLLLGSMERVRIRGKLHGKNGVSRFRMERGIERWIVDCLCGAKDDDGERMLACDVCGIWQHTRCCGIPDSDGVPVKFFCHRCRRK, translated from the exons ATGGCGGTGAGAGGAAGACCGATGAAGCGGCTGGTGAAGAGGCGAGTCACTGCCGATCTCAGTGACTTCCTCACGTTCCCGAGCGGCGGCGATCTGGCAGCCGCAAAGCCGTTCAGAACCACCGTTAGGGCGTTACTGACGAAGCACGCGTTTCTCCCTCCCCCTTCGACGCTCTTCCCTCACCTTCTCGCCTGGCAAATCCTCTTCCGCGTGGGCGACGTAGCCGTAGACGACGGCGGACCGGCCATCGTCTGCCTGGACGTCGTGGAGGAGGATGTTGCCAGATCTAGATCCGTTTATTGCGACCAGTGTCGCGTCGTTG GATGGAGTAGCAATCCCGTGAGCGCAAAGCGGTACCATTTCATAATCAAAGCTGATGGCAATTCAATTGCTGGCTACAATAAGACGTGTGCTGGCTGCGGTGACGCCCTTCATATGACTGATTCCAG ATGCAAGTCATGCAATCATGTAATGACAACTGAAGATGTGGAAGACTGGATGTATCAGCAGCTAGACAACACGACACATCTGTTGCATGGTGTCGTTCATGCAAACGGCTACGGCCATCTTCTTAGAGTAAATGGTAGAGAAGGTGGATCCTGCCTTCTTTCGGGACGACATATAATGAATTTCTGGGATAGGCTTTGCAGAATGCTTGGAGTCAG AAAGGTCAGCGTGATGGACGTGTCGAAGAAGAATGGTCTGGAGCTCCGATTGCTTCATGCTGTGGTTAACGGTCATCCGTGGTATGGAGATTGGGGCTATCAGTTTGGTGCGGGCAGTTTCTCGTTGAACCTGGAAGACTATAATATGGCAATCGAGAATCTCTCCTCTATGCCACTGTCTTTGTTTCAGGCTCAAGGAAGGAAGCCTCGGACGCGCTTGCAGGATTTAATATCATTTTACCAGTCTGTATCTGAAAGGGAGCTTGTGAACATCCGCAACCTGTTTTCTTTCTTGACGAGTTTGATTCACGATCGCCATCAGCAGTCCCCTGTGAGGGCAGATGAGTCTTCTCGGAAGAAACTTAGGACTAGTAACTCGAGGGCTTTGTGTTCTTGGACAACTGACGATGTAAGACACGTGGAGGAAGCCATGTTCAAAGTGTTGCGTGCTGTTAGCGAATCCACCTGGGTGAGTTGGCGTGCTCTTAGAGGTGCTGTTTGCAGAGTTGGTTCACCAGAGCTTTTGGATTACTGCCTTAGAGAACTCAAGGGGAAACAGGCAGCTCCGGGCATGATAGTTGCTGCTCGGTGCATTTCTGATTCTGGTGCCATGGAGTACAGAGTCGAGCCAGGAAGCGAATCCGTTCCAGGCAGTACATGTTTGAACAGCTTCCCTATGCCATGTAATGAAGGTCTTGTGGGGGATCTTAAGTATTTTTACGAGTGTCTTCTCCATCCGGAAGCAATAGCCGGTGTAGGTAAACGAGAAGTTGCAGTTAGGTCCGCCAGGAAGATTCTGGATTGCAAGCAGTTTGTGAAGGACTACCTGCCAGGGCATTTCCTGCAAGTTTCCAAGGAAAATACAGTGCAAGTACTATGTGAGGTTGATCTGATGGAGGAGAATCATGATAATCCTCCGCCCGAGCTAATGGTGCTATCAGCAGATGCGACGATTGGTGAGCTGAAGGTCGAAGCAATGAGGGGGTTCCAAGACGtgtatttgatgttgagaaGGTTTGAAGCGGAGGAGGTGGTTGGTTACGGTGGTGTTGGTGAAACCACTCAAATCCGGCTATTGCTAGGGTCGATGGAGCGTGTGCGCATCCGGGGGAAGTTGCACGGGAAAAATGGTGTGAGTAGGTTTAGAATGGAAAGGGGGATAGAGAGATGGATAGTGGATTGCTTATGCGGTGCAAAGGATGACGACGGGGAGAGAATGCTGGCATGCGACGTATGTGGGATATGGCAGCATACGAGATGTTGCGGGATTCCGGACTCGGATGGTGTTCCGGTCAAATTTTTTTGCCACAGATGTAGACGGAAATAA
- the LOC121776723 gene encoding uncharacterized protein LOC121776723 — MSLYSTKPAHLCLLLEDIMLLYREETTTLLHRYIRARCRRERSQIVEHAWRHSVLNKIPAQLKYLDRLLHVTNSACVSNLGMDRNTFGGTVSYYVHKVLAAVISLYPVFLAKSAPVPDDCTDHCWQWFKGCLGALDDTHISVLVPNDDKPRYRTRKGQIATNVLAVCDRQMQFVYLLPGWEGSAGDSRVLRDAVSHAGGLKVPQGCYYLCDNAYTNCNGFLTPFKAVRYHLKEWGPGTESPQTPKELFNMRHTKARNVIERAFRVLKMRWGILRSASFYPIKTQIHLIMACFLLHNFIRREMEVDPVELELDTNMNITNMEEDNVGGEYVDCVEPSSDWTQFRDSVSLNMWNNR; from the exons ATGAGTCTTTACTCCACCAAACCAGCGCATCTATGTTTGTTGCTCGAGGACATTATGCTCCTTTATCGTGAAGAAACCACAACATTGTTACATCGTTACATCCGTGCCCGGTGTAGACGGGAGAGGAGTCAGATTGTTGAGCACGCTTGGCGACACAGCGTGCTCAACAAGATCCCTGCACAGTTGAAGTACTTAGACCGGCTACTGCATGTCACAAATTCTGCCTGTGTATCCAATCTAGGCATGGACCGTAACACGTTTG GTGGAACTGTATCGTATTATGTGCATAAGGTACTTGCTGCTGTAATTAGCCTTTATCCCGTGTTCCTTGCGAAGTCGGCACCCGTTCCGGATGATTGCACCGACCATTGTTGGCAGTGGTTTAAG GGTTGTCTCGGCGCGCTGGACGACACCCATATTAGTGTCTTAGTTCCGAATGATGACAAACCACGGTATAGGACGAGGAAAGGGCAAATAGCAACTAATGTGCTAGCTGTGTGTGATCGTCAAATGCAATTTGTGTACTTGCTCCCTGGCTGGGAAGGCTCTGCAGGAGACTCCCGCGTCCTCAGGGATGCAGTTTCACATGCCGGTGGGCTAAAAGTACCTCAAG GTTGTTATTACCTTTGCGATAATGCTTATACAAATTGCAATGGGTTCCTCACACCATTCAAGGCAGTACGCTATCATCTCAAGGAGTGGGGTCCTGGCACCGAGAGTCCCCAAACCCCGAAGGAATTATTCAACATGCGGCATACAAAAGCTCGAAATGTGATTGAACGCGCATTTAGAGTTTTGAAAATGCGGTGGGGCATTCTAAGGAGCGCTTCATTTTATCCTATAAAAACGCAAATCCATCTAATCATGGCATGTTTCTTACTCCATAATTTCATTCGACGTGAAATGGAGGTGGATCCGGTGGAACTTGAGCTAGACACAAACATGAACATAACGAACATGGAGGAAGATAACGTTGGTGGGGAGTATGTTGACTGTGTTGAGCCGTCTTCCGATTGGACTCAGTTCAGAGATAGTGTATCACTCAACATGTGGAATAACAGATGA